The genomic window CTGCACTCTTTCCGGTCTTTGTTTTGACATCTTATTTACAATCTCCTCTTTACCAGTTTTTTGGCATATTCCAATTCTTCATCTTTCGACTTCAATGCCCCGTCCAGCTTCCTATACAGTATCTTCTCTATTATTTTGGCAAAATGCGGCCCGGCCTTTACTCCCAGTTCTTTTATGTCGTCCCCTCGCACCGATGGGCGCATGCCATTATACTTATGAAAAAATTCCATTATCCGGCCCCTGCCTATATCCGAGTCCGAAGCTGCCATAAGAAGCAATGTTACCTCATGCGACAATGGTTCTAACAGATGATAAATTTTACTCGGAAGAATTTTGCGTTTTGAGTTAAGCGTCTTGAGGATCTTCCGGCCGTCTTTCCTATAGGACATTATTCTCATGCGTTCTCCGCGCTTAAACTCAAACTTATTGCAAAAATATAGCGTGCCATCATAACTAACATCATCGAATAACGCCATAAGATATACCAGCCATTTCTCTATCGATCTTTTTCTGGGGCTATTATCCTGATACCACTGACAGGCTTTATCTATTGAGCGCATAAATTCATGAAGCCTCTTATTGAGCTTCAAATACGGATGTATTATCTTAAGCGCCTTGAAAGAGTCCATCCTCCTAATAGCATCGAAAGGCGCTTTTTCTTTTAAGACCAGCATTATTTCATCGCGCAGTCTTGGCTCCTCGACTCTCTTATATATCTCTTTTTCTATAGACTTGTGTATAAGATTTGCTGTGTGCGTATCTATCGTAAACTTAAGCCTTTGTTCGAGCCTTATCGCGCGCAATATTCTTGTCGGATCATCTATGAAGGACTTGTCATGCAGCGCCTTTATGGATTTGCGCGAAATATCCCCGGTGCCGTCGAAAAAATCTATCAGCTGGCCGAATTCATGGTCATTCAGGCTTATCGCCATCGCGTTTACGGTAAAATCACGCCTTATAAGATCGTCCCTTAAAGAACTGAATTCGACTGTCGGCAATGCCGCGGGCAGAGCATAAGTCTCTTTTCTCGCGGTCGCAAAATCTATCTTAACATACTCCGGAGTCGTAACGGTACAGGTACCAAATCTTTTATGAGAAACTATTATTCCGTGAAGGTCATGCGCCAATTTTTCGCCGAAAGCTATAGCGTCGCCCTCTACCACTATATCTATATCGAGATTTTCGACGCATAACAATAGGTCCCTGACTGTGCCGCCGATAAGATACACCCTGTGCCCCATAGACTTGCTCAAAGCGCCTATCCTTCTTAATAACATCATAGTCGCCTCGCTAAAACACACCTGCATCTTCTCTGTCATATTTTTCATATGGCTTCCTTTTTTTAAGGCCTCGGATGGAACTGTTTATGTATAGACTTCAACCTTTCCTTATTTATATGGGTATAGATCTGCGTCGTCGCTATATCGGAGTGGCCCAGCATCTCCTGGACGACCCTTAGGTCAGCGCCGCGCTCGAGTAAATGCGTAGCGAAGCTATGCCTTAAGGTATGAGGCGCTATCTCTTTCTTTATTTTCGCCTTCTTCGCGTATTTTTTCATCATCTTCCAGAATGACTGCCTTGACACTCTCTTGCCGAGCCTGCTTAAAAATAGATGATTATCGGTTTTGTCCTTTAGAAGAGACGGTCTGACCTTTTCAAGGTAACGTGAAATAGAATTCTTGGCCTGCGAGCCTATGGGCACCATCCTCTCCTTATCGCCCTTGCCTCTGCACTTTATAAACCCCATCTCAAGGTTAATAGTGCTTGTGGGAAGGTCGACCATTTCGGAGACTCTCATACCTGTCGCGTACATAAGTTCAAGCGCAGCCTTATCCCTTATGCCCATCCAGTCTCTGAGATCAGGCGCGGCCAATAGTCTCTCCACCTCCGATATATTCAACACGTTGGGAAGCGGCCGTATCAATTTTGGCGACTCGAGCACTCCCGCTACATTGTCTTTTATAAAATGTTCCTGCGCTAAAAATTTATAAAACATCTTTATCGCGACTAAAGCTCGCGATACGGAATTTCCTGACAGCCCCTTATCTTTCAAATGCAGCAGATAATTTGTTATATTATCCCTCTTTATATTTTCAATGCTGTTAAGCCCTTTAGAGTCAAAATAACCCGAAAAGGAAGCAAGGTCGGTCCTGTAAGAAGCTATGGTATTCTTACTTAAGCCTCTCTCAACCGATAAATAGTTAATGAACTCGCTTAATAGTTCTTTCATATTCAGCTTTCAGCTTTATACAAAAAACGGATTCGTCCTCTTTTCCTCGCCTATAGTTGACTTAGGTCCATGGCCCGGATATACGACAACATCGTCATCCAATACAAATAGCTTCTCTTTTATTGACTTGAGTATTAACTCCTCGCTGCCTTCCGGCAGGTCCGTCCTGCCTATTGCTCCGGCAAATAAAGTATCACCGGTAAATACCACGCCGTCTAATTTTATAGAGATACCTCCCGGAGTGTGACCGGGCGTATGAAGGATCTCAAGTTTAAGATTATCCAGTGAAATTTTTTCACCGTCTTCCAGCAGCTTTGTCGCCTTAGGGGACTTAAAGAAGAAACCGAACATGCCGGATAAATTTTTATTTGGATCGATCAAAAAATCTTTTTCCAGCCTGTGCACATATACCGGAATATCAAAATAGCCATTGCCCAATATATGATCGCCATGGCCGTGAGTATTAATAATGAATTTCGGGCTCAAGCCTCTCTTCTTCAGCGCATCCTTTATGCGATCCGGCTCGCCGCCCGGATCTATCAAAAAAGCGTTATTTGTAACATTGTCCGCCACTATGTAACAGTTGGCGCCCATCGGCCCGACTTCAAGCTTTTGAACCGTAAAATTATACACCTTCGATTTCTTTCGTTTCCGGCAGATCCTCTTCTTCTTCGAAGGACTTCTTCATAAACTTCTGGATCTTGCGATAATAGAATTCGCTTCTTAAAAATCTCTCTTCCCTGTCCACCGTGCTGCGCACATAATCCTTATTGGCATGGCTCAAGTCCGATCTCTTTAATATGTCCCTGACTTCTATGATACGATCTATATGCTTATCCAGCTCGTTGGCCTTGTCCGGGATAAGGCAGTATTGCATATCCTGTATCTGGGATAATGCCTCTTCGGCGCACCTTAAATCTTTTTTATTGTTCTGCCCAAGATCATCCGATAATTCCGACAGCCAGTTTATAGCATAATTATAGTGCTTGCTATACAGCGCTTCCGTGGGCTCTTTAGTGTATTTTTTGTCTTGCCATATACGCGGTTTTTTTGCCACGTCCTTTTTCTTCCTGATAAATTTTTTGCGCCATGCGTCAGTGCATCCGGCAGTATTGATTAAAATGGCAAATATTATAAATATAGAAAGAAACTTACGCATTAAATCACCTCACAAGTTTTTTAAATTCTTCTTCATCTATTATTTTTACGCCCAACGCTCTTGCCTTATCAAGCTTCGAGCCGGCAGCGGTGCCCGCGACAAGAAAATCCGTAGACTTACTGACACTGGAAGACGGATTTCCTCCCAGCTTGCGCACCAGATCTTCCGCCTGGCTGCGGCTAAAATTTTTCAATGTACCCGTAATGACTATGGTCTTGCCTTCGAGCTTCCCTCCCTTTTCTTTTAACACACCGGCTGTCATCTTGAGCCCGGATTCGGCAAGTTTTTTAAGTATCCTAAGATTCTCTTTATTAGCAAAAAAATTGTTTACGGATTCCGCCATCACAGGCCCTATCTCATGCACTCCTACAAGATCGTCCACCGATGAGCTGGATAGCTTTTCGATGGAGCCGAAGCTGTTCGCGAGAAGCCACGCGGCATGTTCCCCCACGTGCCTTATTCCAAGAGCGAATATGAGCCTGTTGAGATTGTTAGACTTGCTCTTTTCTATCGCGCTTATAAGATTTGCCCCGCTCTTATCGGCCATTCTCTCCAGGCCCTTTATATCATCCAATTTAAGGCCGTATATATCACCATAATCCCTGACCAGCGACTTATCAACGAGCTGGTTTACAATGGCTTCGCCCATCCCATCGATATCCATAGCATTTCTTGAGGCAAAATGAAGGATCCTTTCCTTCATCTGGGCCGGACAACCTGCGTTTTCACATCGTAAGGCCACTTCGTCCTCTACGCGGTGGAGCTTAGAGCCGCATGCCGGACAGGAAATAGGCAGATTAAGTGATCTTTCTTTGCCCGTCCTCTTCTCTTTGGCAACGCTAAGCACCTTAGGTATTATCTCCCCTGATTTTTCAACATAAACTTTGTCGCCTATCTTCACATCGAGTCTTTCTATCTCATCAAAATTATGCAAAGTAGCCCTCGATACCGTAGTCCCCGACAAATGCACAGGTTTTAATATAGCCACAGGCGTTATGGCTCCTGTCCTGCCCACCTGGATTATTATATCATTCACCATAGTAAGAGCTTTTTCAGCCGGAAATTTATACGCGATCTCCCATCTCGGGCTCTTTGAGGTGACGCCAAGTGAATCTCTTTGACCGCGGTCGTTTATCTTGACCACCATACCGTCAATATTAAAATCGAGCCCTTCCCTCTTTTTCTCCCATAAGTTGCAGTACTCGATCACTTCTTCTATATTTTTACATAGTTTAAAGTGCGGATTAACCCTGAAACCGGCGTCCTTAAGATAACTAAATACTTCTTCGTGCGTCTTAAGATTTACTCCTTCACAATAACCTATCCCCCAGATATATACATTTAAATAGCGTTTGGCGACTATGTTGGGGTCGAGCAATTTTAATGAACCGGCCGCGGCATTTCTGGGGTTCGCGAATAGCTCTTCGCCGCGGGCTTCTTTTTCCCTATTTATCCGTTCCAAATCTTTTTTTGTCATATAGACTTCACCGCGCACCTCAATAACTTTTGGGACCTTTTTCACATTTTTGGCAAATGAAAGAGGGATAGACCGTATCGTCTTTAAATTATTTGAAACATCGTCACCCTCAACGCCGTCGCCTCTGGTCGCGCCCCTGGCCCAGACGCCGTTCTCATATACCAATGATATGCTGACACCGTCAAATTTCAGCTCCGCGACATATTCATACTTCTCACCTTTGAGATTTTTTTTGATACGCTCGTCGAATTGGCGGAGTTCTTGCGCAGAATAGGTATTATCCATGCTCAGCATAGGCACAATATGCTTTACTACAGGGAAGGACCCTGTGGCCTTGCCTCCGACACGCTGGGTCGGGGAATCAGCGGTAATAAGTTCGGGATTGGCGTCTTCTAAGTCTTTAAGCTCTCTATAGAGCCTGTCATATTCGATATCGGAGATCTCGGGATGGCTCTGAACATAATAAAGGTTGTCGTGGCGCTTTATTACATCTTTAAGTTTCGCTATACGATTTTTTATGTCTAATAGCCGGCTCATCTGCCCTCGGACAATCTGTAAGCAAGATTTGGCGGCATGCCCGCCTTTAATATCTTATCCTGCGCTTTCTTTATATCGTATTCGACTCTTTTGATTTCAACTGTCGACTCCTCATCATCATAGACAGCAAATGATGCCCTTGGATCCCCATCGCGTGGCTGGCCTATGCTGCCTGCGTTTATAATATATTTGCGTTCGGAATCTATCTTTATATCCATCCTCTCTATGCATTCAACCTTAGTATGATCAGACGCGAATATAGCCGGCACGTGAGAATGGCCGACAAAACACAATGGACTCTTCAACTGGCTAAGCGCGACATAAGCATCCTCGGTATCAATTATGTAGTAAAATTCTTCCGGCATATTGAGCGTACCATGGACCAGCGTCATTTTCTCATCTTCATAAACAAGAGGAAGAGATTTAAAATATTCTATTTCGTCGCTGCTAACGGATTTTTTTGTCCATAATATAGCGGCCTGGGCAAATTCATTAAAATATGATAATTCCGTCTTGCCTAATACGCCCCATTCGTGGTTACCGGCTACGGAAACTATAGGACTTAGGCTCTTTAGCAGCTTTACACACTCTTTAGGGTTCGCGCCGTAACCTACCACATCGCCTACGAATAGATAACTGTCAATTCTCTCTTCGGATAAAGCGTTTAATACGGACTCAAACGCCTCGAGGTTGCCGTGTACATCTGAAATTATCGCGTAGCGCATGATTTTAAAACCTTATATCGAAATAATCGAACTCTTTAGTGGCGTTACCCCACTCTATATCCTTATCGCTGATATATGCGCTGAATATTTTATCTATCTTCTGTAAAAATTCGCTCAACGACGCCTCGCTGCCCTCACACACTATCTCTACCCGTCCATCCCTAATGTTCTTGACCCATCCGGTGAGATTCAATGAAGTGGCGGTGCGTTCGGCCATATAGCGGAAACCAACGCCCTGAACAGAACCCGAATAATATGCGTGAATACGCTTATTCATATAAAGTGAAGAATGGTCGGGGCGGACGGATTTGAACCGTCGACCTCTTGGTCCCGAACCAAGCGCGCTAGCCAGCTGCGCTACGCCCCGACTGACCAAGTTAACATAATATTGTAACACAAGAGGATTTTGTGGGCAAATATTTTATGGGGATCTAAACACACACCGGGGGTGTAATTTTACAACCCCCGGAGTGGAAAGGCTCGCTGGTTAGAAGTTACTGCTTTCGAGGAAATATTCCGGATCTCGCAGGATCGCCTTGTAGTCCTTTGGAAGAGGCAGCATGAAAGTTACCGCCTCGTATGCCCCCACGCATGCCCTGCCGATGGCCCATCCTAAGCCCCTAAGAACGCCGACGGTGCCCGCCGCAAATGGGCCGTCTGAATTATTCGTTCTTGAAATCTGCTCAGGCACTTCCAACGGAAAGGTAATCATATTCGCTAAACCTCTCCCTAATTTTGTCGTTGGGGTGTCGCAAAATGCGGGCGCTGCCATGTTTATGACTAATAATGATACCAGCGCAACAAATAATACTCTCTTCACCATCACTAACCTCCTTGTATGAGTAGAATATATCATGAAACTCACGCTTTTTCAAATTTATTATTGTTAGCCACGTATTTACCGATAATATCAAATTCTATATTGATCTCATCGCCTATTCTTTTGGCGCCTAACGTCGTTATCTTTAATGTATGCGGAATAATATAGACGGTGACGCTATTTTTCAGCACTTTGCCTATGGT from Candidatus Omnitrophota bacterium includes these protein-coding regions:
- the xerD gene encoding site-specific tyrosine recombinase XerD yields the protein MKELLSEFINYLSVERGLSKNTIASYRTDLASFSGYFDSKGLNSIENIKRDNITNYLLHLKDKGLSGNSVSRALVAIKMFYKFLAQEHFIKDNVAGVLESPKLIRPLPNVLNISEVERLLAAPDLRDWMGIRDKAALELMYATGMRVSEMVDLPTSTINLEMGFIKCRGKGDKERMVPIGSQAKNSISRYLEKVRPSLLKDKTDNHLFLSRLGKRVSRQSFWKMMKKYAKKAKIKKEIAPHTLRHSFATHLLERGADLRVVQEMLGHSDIATTQIYTHINKERLKSIHKQFHPRP
- a CDS encoding MBL fold metallo-hydrolase; translation: MYNFTVQKLEVGPMGANCYIVADNVTNNAFLIDPGGEPDRIKDALKKRGLSPKFIINTHGHGDHILGNGYFDIPVYVHRLEKDFLIDPNKNLSGMFGFFFKSPKATKLLEDGEKISLDNLKLEILHTPGHTPGGISIKLDGVVFTGDTLFAGAIGRTDLPEGSEELILKSIKEKLFVLDDDVVVYPGHGPKSTIGEEKRTNPFFV
- the ligA gene encoding NAD-dependent DNA ligase LigA, with protein sequence MSRLLDIKNRIAKLKDVIKRHDNLYYVQSHPEISDIEYDRLYRELKDLEDANPELITADSPTQRVGGKATGSFPVVKHIVPMLSMDNTYSAQELRQFDERIKKNLKGEKYEYVAELKFDGVSISLVYENGVWARGATRGDGVEGDDVSNNLKTIRSIPLSFAKNVKKVPKVIEVRGEVYMTKKDLERINREKEARGEELFANPRNAAAGSLKLLDPNIVAKRYLNVYIWGIGYCEGVNLKTHEEVFSYLKDAGFRVNPHFKLCKNIEEVIEYCNLWEKKREGLDFNIDGMVVKINDRGQRDSLGVTSKSPRWEIAYKFPAEKALTMVNDIIIQVGRTGAITPVAILKPVHLSGTTVSRATLHNFDEIERLDVKIGDKVYVEKSGEIIPKVLSVAKEKRTGKERSLNLPISCPACGSKLHRVEDEVALRCENAGCPAQMKERILHFASRNAMDIDGMGEAIVNQLVDKSLVRDYGDIYGLKLDDIKGLERMADKSGANLISAIEKSKSNNLNRLIFALGIRHVGEHAAWLLANSFGSIEKLSSSSVDDLVGVHEIGPVMAESVNNFFANKENLRILKKLAESGLKMTAGVLKEKGGKLEGKTIVITGTLKNFSRSQAEDLVRKLGGNPSSSVSKSTDFLVAGTAAGSKLDKARALGVKIIDEEEFKKLVR
- a CDS encoding metallophosphoesterase family protein encodes the protein MRYAIISDVHGNLEAFESVLNALSEERIDSYLFVGDVVGYGANPKECVKLLKSLSPIVSVAGNHEWGVLGKTELSYFNEFAQAAILWTKKSVSSDEIEYFKSLPLVYEDEKMTLVHGTLNMPEEFYYIIDTEDAYVALSQLKSPLCFVGHSHVPAIFASDHTKVECIERMDIKIDSERKYIINAGSIGQPRDGDPRASFAVYDDEESTVEIKRVEYDIKKAQDKILKAGMPPNLAYRLSEGR
- a CDS encoding acylphosphatase; protein product: MNKRIHAYYSGSVQGVGFRYMAERTATSLNLTGWVKNIRDGRVEIVCEGSEASLSEFLQKIDKIFSAYISDKDIEWGNATKEFDYFDIRF
- a CDS encoding exosortase system-associated protein, TIGR04073 family is translated as MVKRVLFVALVSLLVINMAAPAFCDTPTTKLGRGLANMITFPLEVPEQISRTNNSDGPFAAGTVGVLRGLGWAIGRACVGAYEAVTFMLPLPKDYKAILRDPEYFLESSNF